The Dasypus novemcinctus isolate mDasNov1 chromosome 2, mDasNov1.1.hap2, whole genome shotgun sequence genome includes a region encoding these proteins:
- the LOC101418582 gene encoding olfactory receptor 14C36-like, whose amino-acid sequence MPNSTTVTEFLLTRFSDVWEFRVLHAILFLLMYLATLMGNFLIVTVTTFNQSLHTPMYFFLRNLSVVDMCYISVTVPKACVIFLLDNRVISMAECAGQIFLVFLFACTELLLLTFMARDRYVAICQPLHYPVIMNPRVCVQMTLASILSGVVYSGFHTGNTFRLPFCQSKVVHQFFCDVPSLMKLSCSDTLSNEILILISALLIGGGCFAFIIMSYTRIFSTVLKFPTRGERRKAFSTCVPHILVVTVFLSSGAAVYVKPTSSSPTIQDMINAVFYSIVPPFLNPIIYSLRNKQIKEAVKRVMKRMLYLGKQ is encoded by the coding sequence ATGCCCAACTCTACCACAGTGACTGAATTCCTGCTAACAAGATTTTCTGATGTGTGGGAGTTCAGAGTCTTACATGCCATTCTATTCCTACTGATGTACTTGGCTACCCTGATGGGCAACTTTCTCATTGTCACAGTAACCACCTTCAACCAGAGTCTTCATACCCCAATGTACTTCTTCCTTAGGAATCTGTCTGTTGTAGACATGTGCTACATTTCTGTCACTGTTCCCAAGgcatgtgtcatcttcctgcttgACAACAGAGTGATCTCCATGGCTGAATGTGCAGGTCAGATCttccttgtgtttttgtttgcttgtacaGAACTGTTGTTGCTCACCTTCATGGCCcgtgaccgctatgtggccatctgccagcccctccactACCCTGTGATCATGAACCCTCGGGTCTGTGTCCAGATGACTCTGGCCTCCATACTTAGTGGTGTGGTCTATTCAGGATTCCACACTGGCAACACATTCCGATTGCCCTTCTGTCAGTCCAAAGTGGTCCATCAATTCTTCTGTGATGTCCCCTCTCTGATGAAGCTCTCCTGCTCTGACACCTTaagcaatgaaattttaattcttaTCTCTGCCCTGCTGATCGGTGGTGGCTGCTTTGCCTTCATCATCATGTCTTATACTCGcatattttctactgtgctcAAGTTTCCCACAAGAGGAGAACGAAGAAAGGCCTTTTCGACCTGTGTCCCTCACATCCTCGTGGTAACCGTCTTTCTCAGCTCAGGTGCTGCTGTGTATGTGAAGCCAACCTCCAGCTCACCCACGATTCAGGACATGATTAATGCTGTGTTCTATTCTATAGTCCCTCCTTTCCTGAATCCTataatctatagtcttagaaacaagcagataaaggAGGCTGTAAAGAGAGTTATGAAAAGAATGCTTTATTTAGGAAAACAATAG